A DNA window from Paenibacillus andongensis contains the following coding sequences:
- a CDS encoding membrane lipoprotein lipid attachment site-containing protein: MRKFIFVAVLSMFLLSACSSQQKYTSVNEAVKSIEHNISQIESTVETHLDGIQPISYELVNNEFIRVYDFGSKEKRDLGNKHFEEKIQLLSSHAPIVYQSGNYLVLYYSNVNSTSRTPKLTETKYGEKIQKALNIIE, from the coding sequence ATGAGAAAATTTATTTTCGTTGCGGTTTTAAGCATGTTTTTGCTGAGTGCATGTTCATCTCAACAAAAGTATACTTCCGTAAATGAAGCCGTGAAGTCCATCGAACATAACATTAGTCAAATAGAATCAACTGTCGAAACTCATCTTGATGGCATTCAACCTATTAGCTATGAACTGGTTAACAACGAATTCATAAGGGTTTATGATTTTGGCTCGAAAGAAAAACGAGACCTTGGAAATAAACATTTCGAAGAGAAAATACAGCTTCTCAGTTCCCACGCACCAATCGTTTATCAGTCAGGTAATTATTTAGTTCTTTATTACAGCAATGTTAACTCAACAAGTCGAACCCCTAAGTTGACCGAAACGAAATACGGAGAAAAAATACAAAAAGCACTAAATATCATAGAATAG